The window TGGTATCCTTTTGCTATAAAAGAGAGTACAAAGTATTTTGATAAAGATGGAGAGTTCTATAAATTAAAACCAGAATATAAACAAAAATTGATAGATACAGAGATTTTTAAGAGAGATCTTAAAGATATATATGCTATTTTTTATAGAGGACAGATAGTTCTTTCAGAAAATAAAATATTTCTTAAAAAATTTGTAGAGAAAAAAAGTTCATATAATGCTAAAATAGAAGAGATACTAGATGAAAATAAAAACAGAGACTTTGGAGTTTTAGTTTATAATAATAGCAAATATCCAGCTACTGGAATTGAAGCAGCATCAGCAACTTGGGATCTAAACAAGACTGAAGGAAAAGTAGATGTAAAAATTTATGGAATACAAGATGTATTTGCAGGCTTTGAAGTTCAACCTAAAGAGAGAAAAATTTTAAAATATGTAGATAAAAATAAATTATATATCTCTATGGAAAACTTTGAAAATTTAGAAAAGTTGATTTTCAATAAATATATCTTTGGAAATAGAGAAGCTATAACAATGATGTGGCAAGGTATGTTTGGAATTACACCTCAAGAGATTTTGCAAGAGATTGATGGAGAGATTATTCTAGACTTAGAAAAAGAAAGTGCTATGATACCATTTAAAACAGATAAAAATCTTTCAAAATTACAAGATCTATTAAAAATATTTAATGAGAATGTAACTTTAAAAGGAAATGTTTTAATCTATGGACAAGATATGTTTAAAGAAAATAGTTCTCCATATGTTGTAGATGATAAACAATTTATTACAGGAGATTTTGAAATCTCTGCTATTTCTAAGGCGAAAGATTTGGCAGGAGTAGAATTAAATGTAAAGGGAATAGGAAATGAGATAGATATAGAGGTTACTATACCTTATGAAAAATTGAAAAATGAGATTAATACAATAAAGTAAGAGTAATTTAAAAATAAGGAGGATAAAATGATAAAGATATACAATACACTTAGTGGAAAAGTTGATGAATTTAAGCCTATAAAAGATGGAGAAGTGTCAATGTATGTCTGTGGACCTACTGTATATAACTATATTCACATAGGAAATGCAAGACCAGCTATCTTCTTTGATACTGTAAGAAGATATTTTGAATATAGAGGATACAAAGTAAAATATGTACAAAACTTCACTGACGTTGATGATAAGATGATAAAGAGAGCTAATGAAGAGGGAGTAGATTTAAAAGCTATTGCTGATAAATATATAAAAGCTTACTTTGAAGATACTTCAAAAGTTAACTTAAAAGAAGAGGGAATGATAAGACCTAAAGCAACTGAGCATATTGGAGATATGATTGAAATAATTCAAAACCTTATTGATAAGGGACATGCTTATGAAGCTGATGGAGATGTATATTTTGATGTTATAAGCTACAAAGAAAAATATGGAGCTCTATCAAAACAAAATATAGATGATTTACAAAGTGGAGCAAGAATTGAAGTTGCAGATATAAAAAAATCTCCACTAGATTTTGCTCTTTGGAAAAAAGCTAAAGAGGGAGAACCTAGCTGGGATTCACCTTGGGGAAAAGGAAGACCAGGATGGCATATTGAATGTTCTGCAATGTCACACAAATATTTAGGAGATACATTTGATATTCATGGTGGTGGACAAGATTTGATATTCCCACATCATGAAAATGAGATAGCTCAATCTAAATGCTCTTGTGGAGGAGATTTTGCTAGATATTGGATGCACAATGGATATATCAATATCAATGGAGAAAAGATGTCTAAATCAGGAACATTTATGTTATTAAGACAAGTGTTAGAGCAATTTGAAGGAAGAGTAATAAGACTGTTTGTATTGGGAGCTCATTATAGAAAACCTATGGAATTTTCAAACTATGAGTTAAATCAAGCTAAATCTTCTCTTGAAAGAATAGAAAATGCTCTTGTAAGAGCTAAAAATATTCTTGCTAATGAAGCAGTAGAAAATGGAAATGATTGTGTAGAGTTAGCAGAAGTATTAAAAACTTCAAGTGAAAAGTTTATTGCTGGAATGGATGATGACTTTAACACAGCTCAAGGACTTGGAGCTATATTTGAACTTGTAAAAGAGTTAAATAAAGCTTTAGACAGTGAAAAACTAAGTGCATTAGGAAAAGAAAATGTACAAAAAACAGTTGATTATATAGTAAATATAATGGAAGAGGTTCTAGGAGTTAAATTAAAATTAGATAATGAAGTTGGAAACCTTACTTCTGAACTTGTAGAATTTATTCTTGAACTTAGAAGAGAAGCAAGAGCTGAAAAGAACTGGGGAATGTCAGACAAGATAAGAGATAGACTTGCTGAAATGGGAATAAAAATAAAAGATGGAAAGGATAAGACTACATGGAGTATGTAGATTTAAGAGAGACAAGTGGAGTAGTATTGGCATATTTAGGAGATGCTGTTTGGGAACTATATGTAAGAAAATATTGGATTTCAAAGGGATTAAATCTTCAAAACTTAAACAAAAGAGTAAAAGAGTGTGTCAATGCTAAAAGGCAAAGTGTACTGTATAAAGAGATTTTACCATTGCTAGAAGAAAAATATCAGCAATTAGGAAATAGAGCTAAAAATGGAAATATAAAGACTTTTCCTAAATCTTGTTCAGTGATGGAGTATAAAGAGGCAACAGCATTTGAAGCATTGATTGCAGCATTTTATACAGATAATAGAGAAGATTTAATAGAGATGGCATTAAAAAAATGTATAGAGGGTGAAGTATAGATGAAGTTATTCCCAAGTTTGAGACTTAACAGAAGTATAGGAATAGATTTAGGAACAGCTAATACACTTGTATATAGCAAGAAACATAAAAAAATAGTTTTAAATGAACCTTCAGTTGTTGCAGTTGAAAGAGAGAGTAGAAAAGTTTTAGCTGTTGGAAATGAAGCTAAAGAGATGCTTGGAAAAACTCCAGATACAATAGTTGCAGTAAAACCTTTAAGTGAAGGGGTAATAGCAGATTATGATATAACAGAAGCTATGATAAAGTACTTTATAAAAAAAGTTTTTGGATCATATAACTTTATTATGCCAGAAATTATGATATGTGTACCAATAGATGTTACAGGGGTAGAGAAAAGAGCAGTACTAGAAGCTGCAATTTCAGCAGGAGCAAAGAGAGCTTATCTTATAGAGGAAGCTAGAGCTGCTGCCCTTGGATCTGGGCTTGATATAGCAGTTCCAGAAGGAAATATGATAATAGATATTGGTGGTGGATCTACAGACGTAGCTGTTATCTCATTAGGGGGAACAGTAGTAAGTAAGACAATAAGAACAGCTGGAAATAACTTTGATATTGATATTATAAAATATGTAAAGAAAACACATAACCTATTAATAGGAGATAAGACAGCTGAAGAGATAAAAATTAAGATAGGAACTGCTCTTCCATTAGAAGAGGAAGAAACTATCGCTATAAAAGGAAGAGACTTGATAATGGGACTTCCTAAAACAGTAGAGATAAGTTCTGAAGAGGTAAGAGAGGCTATAAATGATTCTCTTATGGAGATTGTAGAGTGTGTAAAATATGTGCTTGAAAGAACTCCACCAGAACTTGCAGCTGATATTGTAGACAATGGAATAGTTATGGCAGGAGGAGGTTCATTGATAAGAAACTTCCCTGAGATGATAGCTAAACATACTAATCTAGCAGTTAGATTAGCTGAAAATCCTCTTGAAAGTGTTGTAAGAGGGGCTGGAATGGCACTTGATCAACTAAATATATTAAGAAAAATAGAAAAGGCTGAAAGATAATGATAAAAGATATTGTTTCCAATGAAGAGGTAAAAAGATTTTTTAAAAATGAACTAAAATTAAATAAGAAATCAGGGACATATCTCTTCTATGGAAGTGATAGTGATCAACTTTTAGAATTTGCTCTATATTTTGCTAAAGGTTTATGTTGTGAGACTTTAGAAGGTGATTTCTGTGATACTTGTAGTGTATGTCAAAGAATAGATAGATTGACATATGGAGATCTTGAAGTTGTAGAAGATGTAAATGGAATAAAAGTTGATACTGTAAGGGAGCTAGGATATAAGTCTTCATCTTCTGCCTCTGAAGGTAAGAGAAAAATATTTATCTTAAAAGATATTCAAAAGTTAAAAAAAGAGGCTGGAAACTCTCTTTTGAAACTTATAGAAGAACCAGCAGAGAATAGTTTCTTTATTCTTTTAACAAATAGTTTAAATATTTTACCAACTATCAAATCTAGAAGTATCTTAGTTAAGATAAAGAAAAGAGATGCAGAGGAACTAGATGTAGATGAGTTCACTTACAATTTTTTTCTTGGAAATAGTAGAGATATAGAAAACTTTAAGATCAGTGATATAGATCTGCAAAAAGCTGAATCTTATGAGATGATAGGAGTTCATCTTAAAAAATATGAGGAAACAGAAGATTTTAAAGAGAAAGTTTATATTTATAAATGTATAAAAGATTTTATAAATAATAGACACTATTTAGCTCAGCAGGAGAAACTATATTTTGCTGAAGAGATTTTAAGAGGAACAAATGATAGAAATTTGCAGAGAAAAATAATAGAATATACAGTGTCAACATTGGGTAATTTAAGTGGTTTAGAAGAGAGGTTAAAACTTAAGAGTATGCTTAGATTTCCAGTAAATATGAAGCTTGTGCTGATAAATCTATTTTTAAATTTATAGTAAAAAATTTGCTGTTACAAATTAACAAATCTATGTTAATTGTAGCAGCTTTTTTATTAAACTATAATTTTCAAAAGTAGAGGAGTGTAAACGACTACTACTTTTGAAAATTATAGTTTAGTTAAGTAAAAATAATATTTTTATAAAATTTTATTTTTTTAGATATTTTAAGAAAAAAAGAGAATAATAAAATAAATAGATATATTTAATAATAAATAGTTATATTCTAGATTGCTTTATTATGTAAAATAGGGTATTATAATGAGGCACAGTTAAAGAAATGGTCGCATAGCTCAGTTGGGAGAGCACCTGCCTTACAAGCAGGGGGTCACAGGTTCAAGTCCTGTTGTGACCACCATAAATGTGGGGGCGTAGCTCAGTTGGTTAGAGCGCCTGCCTGTCACGCAGGAGGTCGCGAGTTCGACCCTCGTCGCTCCCGCCATTAAATTTCTACTGACTGTTGATGCCCAGATAGCTCAGTCGGTAGAGCAGGGGACTGAAAATCCCCGTGTCGGTGGTTCGATTCCGCCTCTGGGCACCATATAAATATATGGCGACGTCGCCAAGCGGTAAGGCAGAGGTCTGCAAAATCTCCATCACCAGTTCAAATCTGGTCGTCGCCTCCATTTGAGGATAAAACAGCTAAAAGCTGTTTTTTTATTGCAAAGTTCATAATTATTAGACTCCCAAGTCAATATTGGAGAAGCAACTTAATTTATTAAGTTGCTTTTTTTTATTTTCCGAGAGATAATAAATACATAGATGCTTGTGAGGTGAAAATTATGGAAAAAGAACCTAAAATAGTAGTAATTGGTGGGGGAAGTGGAATATCAGTAGTACTTAGAGGGTTAAAATATCTTCCTATTGATCTGACAGCGATAGTTACAGTTGCAGATGATGGAGGAAGTAGTGGTTTTTTAAGAAAAGAGTTTGATATGCCAGCACCAGGAGATTTAAGAAATGTAATGGTAGCTTTAAGTAATGTTGAGCCATTGACTGAAGAGGTATTTCAATATAGATTTAAAGAAGATAGCTTTATAGGAGGCCATCCTTTAGGAAATCTTTTAATAATAGCCATGAAAGAGTTAACTGGAGATATAAAAACAGCAGTAGATAGATTGAGAAAACTTTTTAATATAAAAGGAAAAATTCTTCCAGCAACAACAGAGAAAGTTATTTTGATGGCAGAAAAAGAAAATGGAAAAATTGTTGAAGGAGAATCACACATCCCTGTTATAGGTGAAAAAATAAAAAGGGTTTATTATAAAAATGAGGTTGAAGCACCAGAGGAAAACTTAAAAGCTTTAGAAGAGGCAGATCTTATTATTTTTGGAATAGGAAGTTTATATACAAGTATAATTCCAAATCTTTTATTAAAGGGAATAAAAGAGAGCTTGAAAAAGAGCAAAGCTAAAAAAATATATATTTGTAATGCTATGCAACAACCAGGAGAAACAGAGGGATATACAGTTTCAGATCATATAAAAGCTATCAATGATAATATAGGTGAGGGTGTAATAGATAGTGTTATAGTAGATCCTAGAGATATTCCACAAGATATATTGGTGAGATATAAAAATATGAATAGTGATAAAGTTGAGTTAGATAGAGAAAAAATTAAAGAATATAATGTTAATCTAATAGAGAGGGATATTTTAGAGATAGATCCTAAAGGAATGGTAAGACATCATCCGTATAAACTATCTGCTATTATTTATTCACTAATTGATAATTGGAGGGAATTTTATGTATAAACATGTTTTTGGACCTGTACCCTCAAGAAGATTGGGAGTTTCATTGGGCGTTGATCTTGTAAAACCAAAAAGTTGTAATATGAACTGTGTTTTTTGTGAATGTGGAGCTACACCAAAACTTTCAACAAAAAGAGAGAGTTTTAAAGATATAAAAGAGGTAGAGAAGGAGTTAAAATCTGTTTTAAAAGATGTAACACCAGATTATATAACTTTTTCTGGAAGTGGAGAACCAACTTTAAGTAAGGATCTTGGAAAAATAGTAAAATGGATAAAAAATAATACAGATGTAAAAGTTTGCCTAATCACAAATGGCTTGCTTTTAAAAGAGGATGAGGTAATAGAGGAAATATCAGATGTAGATCTTATTATTCCAACACTGAATAGTGTAAATGATGAAGTTTTTCATAAGATAAATAGACCAGATAAAAATGTAGATATATCTATGGTAATGGAAGGATTGAGAAAACTTTCTGCTAGTTGTTATAAGGGTAAAATATATCTTGAGACTTTTATTATAGAAGGGCTTACAGATAGAAAAGAGGATATAGAAAAAATGGCTAAATTCTTGCAAAAGATAAGATT is drawn from uncultured Fusobacterium sp. and contains these coding sequences:
- a CDS encoding ribonuclease III domain-containing protein produces the protein MEYVDLRETSGVVLAYLGDAVWELYVRKYWISKGLNLQNLNKRVKECVNAKRQSVLYKEILPLLEEKYQQLGNRAKNGNIKTFPKSCSVMEYKEATAFEALIAAFYTDNREDLIEMALKKCIEGEV
- a CDS encoding rod shape-determining protein; protein product: MKLFPSLRLNRSIGIDLGTANTLVYSKKHKKIVLNEPSVVAVERESRKVLAVGNEAKEMLGKTPDTIVAVKPLSEGVIADYDITEAMIKYFIKKVFGSYNFIMPEIMICVPIDVTGVEKRAVLEAAISAGAKRAYLIEEARAAALGSGLDIAVPEGNMIIDIGGGSTDVAVISLGGTVVSKTIRTAGNNFDIDIIKYVKKTHNLLIGDKTAEEIKIKIGTALPLEEEETIAIKGRDLIMGLPKTVEISSEEVREAINDSLMEIVECVKYVLERTPPELAADIVDNGIVMAGGGSLIRNFPEMIAKHTNLAVRLAENPLESVVRGAGMALDQLNILRKIEKAER
- the cysS gene encoding cysteine--tRNA ligase — its product is MIKIYNTLSGKVDEFKPIKDGEVSMYVCGPTVYNYIHIGNARPAIFFDTVRRYFEYRGYKVKYVQNFTDVDDKMIKRANEEGVDLKAIADKYIKAYFEDTSKVNLKEEGMIRPKATEHIGDMIEIIQNLIDKGHAYEADGDVYFDVISYKEKYGALSKQNIDDLQSGARIEVADIKKSPLDFALWKKAKEGEPSWDSPWGKGRPGWHIECSAMSHKYLGDTFDIHGGGQDLIFPHHENEIAQSKCSCGGDFARYWMHNGYININGEKMSKSGTFMLLRQVLEQFEGRVIRLFVLGAHYRKPMEFSNYELNQAKSSLERIENALVRAKNILANEAVENGNDCVELAEVLKTSSEKFIAGMDDDFNTAQGLGAIFELVKELNKALDSEKLSALGKENVQKTVDYIVNIMEEVLGVKLKLDNEVGNLTSELVEFILELRREARAEKNWGMSDKIRDRLAEMGIKIKDGKDKTTWSM
- a CDS encoding radical SAM protein translates to MYKHVFGPVPSRRLGVSLGVDLVKPKSCNMNCVFCECGATPKLSTKRESFKDIKEVEKELKSVLKDVTPDYITFSGSGEPTLSKDLGKIVKWIKNNTDVKVCLITNGLLLKEDEVIEEISDVDLIIPTLNSVNDEVFHKINRPDKNVDISMVMEGLRKLSASCYKGKIYLETFIIEGLTDRKEDIEKMAKFLQKIRFDKLQLNSLARRGTESWVKPASIECLKNVEKIFHENGIKNVEIIKEMKEIEKKLDIKKDLLENMKAKREYSEEEIEKIFKK
- a CDS encoding ATPase, producing MIKDIVSNEEVKRFFKNELKLNKKSGTYLFYGSDSDQLLEFALYFAKGLCCETLEGDFCDTCSVCQRIDRLTYGDLEVVEDVNGIKVDTVRELGYKSSSSASEGKRKIFILKDIQKLKKEAGNSLLKLIEEPAENSFFILLTNSLNILPTIKSRSILVKIKKRDAEELDVDEFTYNFFLGNSRDIENFKISDIDLQKAESYEMIGVHLKKYEETEDFKEKVYIYKCIKDFINNRHYLAQQEKLYFAEEILRGTNDRNLQRKIIEYTVSTLGNLSGLEERLKLKSMLRFPVNMKLVLINLFLNL
- the yvcK gene encoding YvcK family protein; the protein is MEKEPKIVVIGGGSGISVVLRGLKYLPIDLTAIVTVADDGGSSGFLRKEFDMPAPGDLRNVMVALSNVEPLTEEVFQYRFKEDSFIGGHPLGNLLIIAMKELTGDIKTAVDRLRKLFNIKGKILPATTEKVILMAEKENGKIVEGESHIPVIGEKIKRVYYKNEVEAPEENLKALEEADLIIFGIGSLYTSIIPNLLLKGIKESLKKSKAKKIYICNAMQQPGETEGYTVSDHIKAINDNIGEGVIDSVIVDPRDIPQDILVRYKNMNSDKVELDREKIKEYNVNLIERDILEIDPKGMVRHHPYKLSAIIYSLIDNWREFYV